The Helianthus annuus cultivar XRQ/B chromosome 11, HanXRQr2.0-SUNRISE, whole genome shotgun sequence region GAAAGTTAATCATAAAACTCGTATGAGTTGAAAGTTGAAGGGCCAAAGTGAAGATTGGTATAATTATCTTTTATTAAAGTTTGGTTTATTTTAGGTAATTATATTGTAATTGATTTAGGAAAGATTTAATGTTTTGGAGAGAAAGTTTAGTAATTGGTTTAGGAAAGGTTTGATTACCTTGGAGAGCAAGTTTAGCTtaactataaataggggtctAGGTTAATGTTTTTATTTGTCCCTTTTCCTTGTAAGTTAGTTCGTTTGTTTGATTGAATAGAAAGAGTCGTGGGTTTGTCCCCCCAATATctcgtgttcgtgtttgtttgatcgTGTTCATGTTTGTTGATACGATTGTTTGAACCGTCCgggccaacaattggtatcagagctgtggTGGCTCAGTGTTTACACACGAAGATTCGCAGAAGTTCGTTTATCACGTTCGTTCAATCAAGATCCGCCGCTGTTTGCCTTCGTAGGAAGAAAGAACGTTACTTTTTGTTGGAGCTTGCAATTACCAAGAGaaagaaaaaatatttttgtgtGTTACAATTGTCTCACGTATAGAAAAAAGAAAAGGAGTTTCTTTAGGTGAACAAAGTTTGGTCTTTGACTTTAAAAAGGATTTTTTTTCTTGCTCGTGAAAGAAGCCACGTGAATCATAAACATTTTTTTAAGAAGAGGCAACAGAACAAGATCTGTATTGGGATCGGTTGCATCGCATAAGCAGGCCAGTTTGATGGTTAAAAGTAATATTTTTTTTGGTGTTGAActccaaagaaaaaaaaaagcaacAGTAAGTTTTCGTAAAGCAAGATTGTTTTCGGGTAATCACGAATGTTGTTCTTGATGAATTGAAAGAAAGTAAGGAAAAAAGAAAAGTTTGTGGTATTTGGTTATTTATTAGAGATTGGTTTCGGGATCGGAAATCAATTCTAACTGAAAAATAACAAACCGGAAAAGAAAGTAAGGATAAGAAAGACACGATGATGATTGGGAGACTTCCAGTATTGACGACATCGAACTACAAAGTATGGTCGACCAAGATGGAGGGATTCTTGAAAGGCTATGGTTTTTGGGACGTTATTGAACCTACGGTCGACGTAGATGTAGATGAAAGGAAGATGTACACCGCATTGGGGTACATATGTCAAACCCTTCCAGACGACATCTTGGTACAAGTTGGCATACTCATGAATGCTAAGGAAGTATGGCGTGCCTTGAAGATTCGATTTCTTGGAATCGATCATGTACGAAAAGAAGAACAAGAAAAAGCAGCTCAAGAAGCCGCTGAGAAAGAAAGATTGGATAAGATCGCTGAGAAAGAAAGATTGGATGCGATTGTTCAAGAAGAACAAGCTCgtaagaaagaagcttgggaagCTGTAGAgaaagaagaagcgttccaagtTGTTttggaaagaaaagaaaaggaaagatTGAATAAAGAAAAGGAAAGACTTGTTTTGGAAGAAGAACAAGAAGAGAAGATGAATCTTCAGGTATGTTTTCCTAACTCAAACAACCTTGAAGATGAAGAAACTGCAAAGATCAGTTTGCAGCAGCGAAGCAAGAAATCTGCTACTAATCATGATGATGAGAGAAAGAATCTAGTATCGAATGAAAGGAAGGCTGCATGTAACAAATCTACACATTTAGAATCGTATGTGAAAGTCAACAGTCGAGCATCTGTTGAAGAAAAATTAGAACCGAATGAAAAATTCAAATTAATAGTCAGAAAGAAAAGCCTAACAAGGTCTGATAAAGAAAGAAAGACTAACCCAGCTGAGAGTTTTGGGACAAAGTCGAATGGCCAAGAATGTTTAGATAagcaaagaaagaaaagaagagtgAAGAAAAAGAACTTCTCAATTGAACAAGTGATGCAACAAATATGTGAAGATaaaaaagttcaagaaaagaaagtgttcAATGATTTCGGATCTAAGATGAATGTTGATGGTTTGAATGATGAGCGTGAAGAACCTGTTAAACAGGTTTGTTACAAACAAATGAAAAGAAAGAATAAAGGCGGACCAATGATAGAAATTGAAGAGTTAAGAGTGCTATTTGGGATTCAAGACCTTGGTGGTACAAAGTTAAGAAAGTTTGAGTCGAGTTTTTGGATTAAGGGGGAATGTTGAAAGTTAATCATAAAACTCGTATGAGTTGAAAGTTGAAGGGCCAAAGTGAAGATTGGTATAATTATCTTTTATTAAAGTTTGGTTTATTTTAGGTAATTATATTGTAATTGATTTAGGAAAGATTTAATGTCTTGGAGAGAAAGTTTAGTAATTGGTTTAGGAAAGGTTTGATTACCTTGGAGAGCAAGTTTAGCTtaactataaataggggtctAGGTTAATGTTTTTATTTGTCCCTTTTCCTTGTAAGTTCGTTCGTTTGTTTGATTGAATAGAAAGAGTCGTGGGTTTGTCCCCCCAATATctcgtgttcgtgtttgtttgatcgTGTTCATGTTTGTTGATACGATTGTTTGAACCGTCTGGGCCAACAGATTTATGGCAAGCTATAAGAGCATCGTCACCAACTCCATATTATCTTGATGATTACTCTGTTGGTACCATTTAGTTAATTAGTTGtggtataatataatataatataattctATATCATTTTAGTAATTAAAACCTAGCTGTATCTATGTAGGTGTTCTTCGCTGACAAGATGGTGCTATTGTTGCAAAAACCCTACTATATTCGCAATACGAGAAGCTCAGCTTCTTACTTGTGTTAAAAGATGGTCAAGAGCGATTCACAAGCCTTTAGTCCAAGTGGTACCAAACATGTATAATTCCTAAGTTGTATACATAACCAATATTTGTCTTTTTTTGATGTTTATGTACACGGTTTATAAAGAAAACTTTGTTACTATTTCATGTAACGTCACTTTATTTGCATTACTTTTATCGATACACTTATGATTAATGTAatttaaattttcctacccgagTTGCCACCCGGGTGATAATTTCAGGCAATGAATGCTAACCTAAGCAGTATTGTGATTTGTGATAATttcaattatatttattaaaatattaatattaaattattttgtaatatttaatttaaataacTTCAATTTCCACCGTTTAACAGTTAGAACTCATAATCCGTTAGTACAAGTTGGATTATCCGAATCAAAAGGTCCGATCCATATTCATTCGGATCCAAGTCCGTCTGAAATTAAATAGGTATTTTGTAGAGAATTAATAGTATTGCAATTTCTATTACTTCCCATATTGAAGTAAATGCCCTAAGTAAttcaatttctttttttttttcttattggTAAGGTTTGGCAAACATGGGTCTTAGCATGAAAAAGATATCAGGTTATAAATCATACAAAAAAATTACTTTTATAGACATAGATTTTTTAACACAACCCATAACCCGTGAAGGTCATGGGTATATAAACTGGGTGTGCTTTGAGATTGAAACATTAAGCATGAGAGGGTATAAAGAGGAGACATTAAGTGTCACGTTAGAAAGGCGGCGCGGTAGGAAAAACACGTGGTAGAAGGGACGTTAAAgtggtatttttttttaaatcaaaaacCAATAAAATGTTAGTATGAAGAGGTTATCCAATTATAATTATAAGAAATCATATATATAAAATTCTTTtgtaaatataaatttttataaaacaacCCATAACCCGTGAAGCTCACGGGTATATAACCTAGTATATTATATAAGACATTTGTTCTAACCTTTTTTGACGCCTCACTAGCACAAAATAAAAGGGATCTTTTGAAGATTCTTCAGGCGACAACTTGAAGAGTTGTAAAATGATGTATCCGCAGATAGTAAAACTGTTGGAAACAATAGGTATAACACGAAATAAGAACAAGATGGTTTTTGTGCAAAATACTATTCACAACCTATTTGTACTCAACTAACATGTAAACAAAACTAGCCTAAGTAGACTTAAATTAAGAAACCATACAAATCAAATTAAAGTTCGGTGGGTCGGGCGCCCCCGGCCTCTTCTAACCCGCGTCGTTGTGTTCATGTCATAGATATAAACTCAGTATTTTCTATGAAACGTTTAAATCATGCATTAACCTCAGTGACAGATCTAGAAAATCCTTATAAGGGCAACGCTTAAAAAGGGTAACGGAATCGAAAAAATGTCAATTTTTTCAAAGATTTACACTATCGTCGGAGCGTTAAGGGGCGACGAGATTACCCCTTGTTACAAGCTAGTTCTGCCCCTGATTAACCTAACCCATTCCCAAACGGATATTAGAAAAATGATTGAAAACAACGccaatatatataaaacaaaataaaattacCTTCCGAAGCAGAATAACATAAATATAAAAACAAGTCGCATGATCCATCTTGATTCTTTGTAGAAAAACCAAACCTAAAATTTACTTGTAAACAACCACAAATGAGTATCAGTTGgttcaaaaactaaaaaaaagaaagaaaaaaaaaacaaattttaaattCTTAAACCACACGCAACAAACCAAACTATATAGAAATAAGAAATGAAAAATGTAAAATCTGTTATtcagtaattttttttaaatgttgagTGACTTGAGTCAGGCTTTTATATTACTTTAACTGAGTACAGTTAATTAAGACCATATTGTTGTTCGCATGGCATGCTATAGTGGCTCGATTGTTATTTGTGGTGTTTAGGCTATAACTAAGCCAAATATAGATCACTGGTACAAGAGACCTGTTAGTATAAGTGTTGATTTCATAAATAGTGGAATGGGCTTCGAATGATATAGACTACACAGGAGATTTAGCTGTTGGGCCAATTTATTAGGAGGCTAAGCCCACATAAATACCCGGTTCCAAACTGTACCCGAACCCGGTTTGAAAATACCCGTAACTGGTTACATCGGTTCCGTTTTTTTATACTTCTACCCGGGTTCAACCTGGACCCGGTTCCGTTAAGTAATGTCAGTACCCGGGTACGGGTAGTACCCGGTTCCGGGTATTCAGAATATCCGATTATGCCCATCTCTATATAAGAGTAACATTGGGCTATGGTCttctaaaaagaaaaaaattgcaCTAAATTTGGTTTGAAATAAAGCCcatggttaaaaaaaaaaaaaaaaaaaaaaaaaaaaaaaaaaaaaaaaaaaaaacttgtattgCAAGGTTAAATCATGGAAATAAGAGGGCCGATTTTAATTCTGAAATGGATTTGGGTTGGGTAGGAGATTTTATGGGCTCAAGGAGATTTTATGCAGTGGATTGTGGATAATGGAGGACTTAGCCCATCCGAATAATGTGAATTATTGGGTGGGTCAATATGATCTCAAGGATTTTAGATTGTTGAatagacaaaagatcaaatacaaataatcttaataTACTAAatatacaaattgaaggaaaacccaaaaagacaaggtgacatttttgtaattaccaccaactatcaaagttacaaccaaaaatacctaaaaaaacacaaatttttttttaacattttttattaaaaaatcgctacatttcgttagcaaaaaaaaaaaaaaaaaaaaatttttttggctgctactaaaagtagcgattttttaataaaaaatgttaaaaaaataaaataaaataatttgtgtgtttttttatttttttaggttttttggggggtttagtttttagcattttagcttgggtgaggggggggggggggttaggttttttttaggtttttggggtgggggtggggggggggttaggtttttttaggtttttgggggtgggggtgggggtggggggggttaggtttttttttaggttattggggggtggggagggggggttaggtttttttaggtttttggggggtgggggtgggggtaggttttttttaggtttttggggggtggggggtggggggtttaggttttttttgggggtggggggagtggttaggtttttttaggtatatttgtagagtaactttgatagttattgataattacaaaaatgacaCCTTGTCTTTTtaagttttccttcaatttgtatgtttagtatgttaagattatttgtacaagaactttacccttgTTGAATATTATTAAACAATTTGGGGAGATATCCCAAAATTATCTAAAGAGGTTAAGTGATGAAAGAGTAAAATATCTGAACTATTAAGTGTTGAACTAATAAgaagtctgaatcattaagagacaATATAATGTTTAACTGTCCAGAGGCCAaaagacatctgctcgtgaaacaaacagtccgAACCATTAAGTGATGAGCCACTAAGAGGTCTGAACAATTAAGAGACTTATTAAGAGGtaaaacaaacagcccctaactctTTTCCATGGTTTGTATGTAATTGATTCGATAAATTTATAAATCTTCACCGGTTTCGTTACCCAAAAAATAAATGACCTttataattttttgaattttaccAATCAACTTCAAATTAGGCATTATAAATTATTAGCATTTGACCAACGCAGGCACTCGTTGATGCCATGCCATTCCCATGAGATATTAAGATGccaaaaaatacataaaaaattatataataaaaacaaaaaaaatggttAGATGATAAGAAAAAATAAGTTTAAATCACAAATTTTCAATAAATTATGATCTTCTACAGTTTCTATTTAAAGAATAATTTAATTTTACATcgtaaaaagaaaataaagaagTCAAAAGAAGTTGTTGTATATATAAAATCTCATTCAAACGAAAAACAACTTACTTACCgcgtgtatgaaaagtaatctaaagtctaaacggtgcaattacttgcgttGCTACGTGGCATGAGCTCAAAGGTGAtgttagggatgagctcggtaccaaccggtaccgaaaatccccaaaagtgagTATCGATACCGGTACCGAATGTACCTGGTACGTTACGGTACGGTATTGGTATTTGAGGGTAAATACTGATACGAATCCGGTACCATTTGATCATCCCTTAGTAATggtgatgttactattcattagGTTATAGGTAATATCTAGGTAATGTCAATTTCAAACCATATTAATATACACCTATGCATACTAAAATAATGACAAAAAAGAGGTAACATCatcaattttaaaaaaaaaattgagaacAAAAAGTTATCACACGATCACTCGAAAGAAAAATAGGTGTTTTTGTTCAACTATATTCTAAGACTAATTATTTCTATTATCTTTTGCTTTATAAGTTCTATTTTGTATTTTTCCATATTTGAAAGCCGTCTCTTTATAGTTAGGTCAAGAAAGAAAGAACCTTCGTATTTCAATCTAATACAACAATGCATGCATTAGTGATTCCATTATTTCATTCGTTGTTCTTTTTTGTCTATCGAATAAAATTTCATATTCTTACTTGTTATTGTTACCGAAAGAATAGCCAATTCCTTAAAAGATAAAAAAGATTCCAATATAAATCAGATCTATTTTGATAAATAAAACGTGATCATCCAGGAACATTAATCAGTTGTTTTTAAAAGATTAGATTATGAAAGAATTGAATTTTCATACGGTTATAAGCGAAACATCTACGCAAAAATCAAACAATCCCACTTGCATCCACCTGCAATAAATTTAACGACAAATTAATCAAATTGGGAATTGTTTTTCTTTGATTTTcaatatacacacacacataatcaaccaatcaaatatttttatttactttctaTTCCATGTGTAGGGTTTAAATGAGaataatttttttgtaagaacAAAATAGAtgaaatttaaaataataaaaatgttttgttttatttaatatttttatttaatgTTATTGTAGGTATATATTGTTGAACTTACATACACCATTCATTTGTCATCCTCTTTAATAGATAACTacactaaggtggtgtttgtttttgaagaggcaaaaggtctgcagtctgcggaccacatctgcaggcatctgcaggagaagaggtggaccaaaggtctgcagtctgcaaggagaagagtgTTTGTTTTTCTACAATAAAACCTCTTCTCTTCTAATTTATCACACaaacacctctctctctctcccttcaTCTACCACCACCATCTGCCTTCTCTGCCTTCACACAAACTCCGGCCGGCTCCGGTCATGTCTCCGGCAGATGCCGGAGATCGACACAGAGAGAGAGACATCAGTAGAGAGAGAGACATCAGTAGAGAGAGACAtcagtagagagagagagagagagagtgtgcgACGAGAGAGAGCGGTGGAGAGAAGGAACGGCCGACCACCTCCCCGTGGGGCGGTGGCATAACAGCAGCGGCGGTGACGTCCGGCCACCGCAAACCACTCCGACGTCTTGGTGTTTCACCTCCGACAAACTCCGGTAAGCCCTTGGTCCCTTCTTCTTCTCAGATTCTTTTAGATCCTTGTAGATCGTTGTTTCTCCGGCGAGTTGGTTGACGTTGCAGGTGTTACGGTGGTGGTGTTTTTGGTTCAGTCGGAGTGGAGGTGGTGGCTGAGATGTGGTGGTagaggtggtggcggagatgtggtggcaggtggagatggtggcggaggtggaggtggtgtcggaggtggaggcGGAGTGGAGGTGGAGCTAGGGTTTTGGAGAAGATGGGTGTTTTGAAGAGGGAGATAGGGAGAAGAGGTTCTGAAGAGGTTGGAAGACACAAGAAGAAGTCTGCGTGGAGAAGAGGTGGGGAAGAGCTTTTTGGTGAGAAGCtcttcaagaaaacaaacaagctgcagacaTCAAACGTCTGCGCgcgtctgcgcgacgcagacataagtggccagaagcacttctggccaaaaaacaaacaccacctaaattTTTACAGGGAGGTAAGTTATGAATTGCTTGTCGGAAAGCCCCTATTCCGGCCAACGTTTTACGAAGAATAACTAAGGTTTTCATTACAAATCTCCCAGAAAAGTGCAGTGGCAATGATCTTTCAGATTTCATTCGGTCCTATGGAAATATTTATGATCTCTACATCGCTCGTAAGAGGGATAAAGCAGGGAATCGTTTCGGTTTTGTTTCCTTTCTAGATGTTAAAGATagcaaggaattgatcaaaaagatatGTAATACTCGTATTGGTGATTGTTGGTTAAGGGCTAATATTGCTCGTTTCACTCTTGAAGAAGGAGAAATTCGGCCTGAACCGGATATCTCAACGAAGAAGACCAACAACGAGAATGTTTTTCAGAGAGAAGGCAGGCCTACTGTTCAGGCTTCATCTTCTTTTATTAACGAGAACAGATCGTTTACGGATACTCTTTTGGGCAGACAAGGAACCCTGAACATCCGGAAAACGGTAGTTGTCAACAGTCACTTAAACGCTTTCCAAGGTCTGCATGGGAGGGCGTTGGTGGCTAGAATGATCGATTTGGAAGCCTTGAAGGACATTTACCTGATCTTGGACGACTTGTGTCCAGGGTCGGGTAAGGTGCAATACCTTGGAGGTTTATCTATTCTTATTTCGTTTGATAATAATTCTTTGGCTACGGAGGTTCTTGAGGCTGCTAGGAAGGTGACTGGGAGCTTTGCTTCGGTTGATCTGTGGGAAGGTCAGGTGTTTGGTTATGAACGATTGGCTTGGCTTAAACTTATGGGTATTCCTCTTCATCTCCTTTTCCGGTGAAGTTATAGAAGCTGTGGGGAATGTTTTCGGGAAGGTGATTCATAGGGCATCCAGGTCTGATGAGGTAGCAATTTCTCGTATGATTACATCGGAGTACTTGTTGGAGAGGGTAAGAGGATCGGTGAAGAAGTAAAGTTATCATGGAATGATCGGAAGTTTCTTATTTGGGTTTCCGAAGAATCTGGTGAATGGGCTCCAGAATTTTATAAAGTGTCTAAACCCATGCCGGAAAATGGTTCGTCTCCTGAGGATGTGGAAATTAATAATGGAGAAACAGACAACTTGGACGACGAAGAGATTACCAGCGACGGTGAGGAGGTTCCGGTAGTGCCTGACGATGATAGGGATGACGTGGCAACGGAAAACGTGGTAACCGATATGGAAACAGTTGTCAACATTGATGAAGGAATTATTCCTCCAATTAATATGGAGGAAATCACGGAAATTGAGGGGGATTTTATTCCTGGCAATTTATTTAATTTTGAAAAAGGTGGTCAAGAAAATGTGGAGGTTGAAGTAACTGGGCTTGTTAACAAACGTAAGAAAAAATCTATGTTGGGCTCAGTGGGCCGGCCCAATCCGGCCTACTCTAGCAGTTTGGAGAAGACTAAAATCGGAAAGAAGCCCAAATGCAATGAAGATCCTTTTGGGCTTGATCCTTTGCATGGAATTGAGCCTGAAGGTTATGAGGAAGACCATAGAACTGACGATTCTCTATCCGATTTGGACCTGAATTCCCATCCCATCTCGGGTAACGGCAACTTGTTGGTGAAGGATGGAACAGTGTTTAAACCGGCTGATTTTGTCACTCCATCTCATGTGGGTGAAGTCGAAGCTACCACAGCCTTGGGTGGTAATTTGGGTGCTAATCTGTTCAACTCTCATGATTTGATTTTGGATTCGATAGCTAATGAAGGTTTACAGGGAGGTAAGTTATGAATTGCTTGTCGGTAAATATTCGTGGGGTTGGGGTTGATGGTAAACCGGGTTGGattagaaaactgaaaaaagaTTTTGGTATTTCATTTATCGGGATACAAGAGACTATGGCTAATGATGGTCAATTGGGTTTGGTATCTTCTTTTTGGGGTGGGATTGATTACGATTTTGATTTTGTGGGTGCGAACGGTAATTCGGGTGGTATTTTGAGCATTTGGGATCCCAAAGTGTTCTTAAAAGATTCGGTAACTAAAGATTGCAATTTTCTTCATGTGGCGGGGACGATTTTGGCTAACTCAGTTCGGTTAAATATGTTAAATGTTTATGCCCCGCAATCTAATATTGAGAAACGTCTTTTTTGGAGTAAGATTGAAAGCCTTATTAGTTCCAATCAAGGGTGGTGGATTCTTTGTGGTGATTTCAACGCTGTTAGAGATCGCGGGGAAAGAAAGAACTCGAAGTTTGATCAGGTTTGTGCACGGGATTTCAATGATTTTATCGATGTTAATGGCCTTCGGGAGTTCAATTTGAAAGGGTTGAGGTTTACATACATGTCTAATAGAAGGGGTATTTGTACTTGGAGCAGAATTGACAGATTCTTGGTATGTGAAAACGTCTTTAACAAGTGGCCTAACTCTTGTGTTCAGGCTTTAAATAGAAATCTTTCGGATCATTCTCCTTTGGTTTTTTCGGTTCTTGACACTAACTTTGGTCCAAAGCCGTTTAGAATGTTCGATTCGTGGCTTGATCGCCCGGGTTACATTGACACGATTAGCTCGGTGCTTGAAAATTGGGTAAACAGGGGGCCAACCGATACTAATTTGTTGAATAAGTTAAAGAAGCTCCGTGGTAGCTTGAGGAATTGGTACGATTCTTACAGGGTTAAGGAAAAGGAAGACGAGACCCGGTTACGAAAAGAAAAGGAGGACTTAGAGATTCAAATGGAACTTAAAGATTTGGATGAGACGGATTTGTGGATTTGGCCGGAATGCTTGAAAGAAATTGAAGATATAGAGAGACATAAGACGCGAGATATTAGACATAAATCTCGTGTTAAATGGGCTGCATTGGGTGATGAGAATTCCAGTTTTTTCCACAATATCGTTAACGGTAGAAAGACGCGTAATTCCATCCCGGGTATTTTAATTAATGGGGATTGGGTGACTAAACCGGCTCTAGTTAAGAAAGAGGTGTTAAGATTTTTTAGAAGCCACTTTAAAGAACAAGTTCCGGATTCGGCCGACTCTTGTCTGCGACGGCTTGAAGAAAATAAAGGAACAAGATGGGATTGAACTGGTCGCTACTTTTTCTAAGCAAGAAATAAAAGATGCTGTCTTCGGGTGCG contains the following coding sequences:
- the LOC118483838 gene encoding uncharacterized protein LOC118483838; amino-acid sequence: MASLTTALKTLFSLLACVMSVSLVYAFATDYFLSCFDPKARWMQVGLFDFCVDVSLITVWFFYKESRWIMRLVFIFMLFCFGSFTICGYIILQLFKLSPEESSKDPFYFVLVRRQKRLEQMSYIIY